The nucleotide window GGGCCGGGAACTAGAAAGGGGTTCAGTGGGTGCTGGGTCTGTGGCGCTCAGGGCTCAACACCGAcggcctcctcctcttcctctggatCAGGGGGCGCTGGGAGCAAGGAGATGTAGACCTCGTTGACCTCTGTGTCCAAATGTCGGCCGCCTCGAGGCGCCTCCAGGTTGAGGATGCCGTCGTGGGAGAGCGCGGCGCGGACCCGCCAGGGGTCAACGTCGGCGGGCAGGACGTAGGTGCGGCAGAACTCGCGCGACACGAAGCCATGGCGGTCCAGGCGCTGCGGGTGCCGGGCGGACACCTCCAGGAGGTTGTCCACAGTCCTTACGGTCACCTCATCTGGGGTAAAGTGGCTCACGTCCAGAAACGCCTGGAACTTGCCCTCGCTGAGCCGAAGCTCGGAGGCCCCTGCCCGGCTGCCCTCCCCACCTGGCGCGGCCCGGGGCCGGACATAATAGCCGTGGTAGAGGGTAGGGGTCAGGATCTCTTCTGGCAGGAGGCCTgcgggacagagagagagagaaagcgagAGGGCGGGATGAAGGAGGATGAAGTGAGAGAGCAGGAGGCCTGCTGAAGGCGGCAGCCGAGGAAGGAGAAGCAGGGGAGGGTCCCGCAGGCTGCAGGGAGGcggctggggagaggggatggagaaAGGGGATACACTGGGGTAGAGGAGAGCAAGGCAAACGGGGTCTGGGTGGGCCGAAGAGGGGGGAAAGGCCCTGGGGGGcggggtagggtggggtggggtgggggtcgcTTAGGGGCAGATTCCGAGCCCTGCGGGCAGCATCTGCACCGAGGCCAATAGGAAGGGGAGCGCGCCCGGCTTGGAGGGGGCGGCGAGGGGGGAGTCTGGGGTGGGAGATGACTCGCCCCAGGAGTTCAGTTAAGCCCGGAGTGGGGTGGAGGCCAGTTACCATTGGGAGGTCAGCCCAGAATCtccggaggtgggggtgggaggcaagAGGGGTGGGGTGGCGTCCGTGCCATACCTTCCCCGAAGCGCTGCTCGCCCAGGCGGCTCGGGTTGGCAAACTCGTACTCGGCGGTGGCCGGGTGGGCATGTGGCACCGAGCGGCCCGACATGGCTGCAGACGCGCCGGCGGCCCCGGTCCGAGGTGCGGCCCCAACAGGCGCGGCGGGACCCCTCCAGCTGCCGCGGAGCCGGGgcgcggcgggggtgggggcggggtctACACCACCCAAAATAGTGCGGAGCccggcgggggaggggcggcgAGCGCCCGCGACCAGCGTGTGACCCGCGCCGCCTGGACCCCCGTCCCCTCCCCTGCACACCCTTCAGCTGTCACAAGCCTCTCCCGCCCTGCacctccaccccaacccccacccccacccccaccccgcaccgGGACAGCTGGGGGTCGGGGCTGGGAAGCGAGCCGGCGTGGAGAGGCTGCTGCCCACGGCCGGGAGAGGCCTCGCTGAGACCCTCACCAACAGTTTGCACGTttttctccacctcctcttctcctccccagtGGCAGACAATCGGCACCCCACTTCATACAGCTCTCCCCTCGGTTTAAGGTTCTGCCAGCCGCGGAAAGTGAAAGATGCAAACAACATTCTACCCtttatttgggggtggggtgaggagccTTCCCCGCGAATGTCAGGGTCCTCTCTGAACCCAGCGCAACCCAGGGCACCACGTGGAAACCCGCCACGGCCATGCTGGTGGTCACTGCTCTCCCCCAGGGACCCACAAAGAGTTAATGTCCCTGGGGCCCAGCCTAGGAAGATTCCAGTTCCTGCCCAGGCCCAAGATAGCTGCTGGCCCCATTCCCTTGGCATGCAGGGcggcaggggaggaggaggggcacaCTGCCCGCCGCTTGGGATTCCTGACTCAGTCCCAACtccagaggagggggtgggggtgggtgccaTTGGGTGTGGACAGAAAGCTAGTGAAACAAGACCAGGACAGGTCACTGGCCAGCTCAGGCGcgtttgtatttctcttttcttagcTCAGTGAGTACTGGGTATGTGTCATACTGCCAAATCCCCAATCACAAGTCCTCATGAACGGGCGGTGAGCTGGGATAATAAAACTCCTGACATCACCATTCCAGAAGCTTCACAAGACTGCGTATATAAGGGGCTGGCTGCAGCTGCGGCTGAAGGAGCTGACCAGCCAGCTGACGCCCCACACTCACCTAACCACCATGGATATCGCCATCCACCACCCCTGGATCCGCCGCCCCTTCTTCCC belongs to Bos indicus x Bos taurus breed Angus x Brahman F1 hybrid chromosome 15, Bos_hybrid_MaternalHap_v2.0, whole genome shotgun sequence and includes:
- the HSPB2 gene encoding heat shock protein beta-2 is translated as MSGRSVPHAHPATAEYEFANPSRLGEQRFGEGLLPEEILTPTLYHGYYVRPRAAPGGEGSRAGASELRLSEGKFQAFLDVSHFTPDEVTVRTVDNLLEVSARHPQRLDRHGFVSREFCRTYVLPADVDPWRVRAALSHDGILNLEAPRGGRHLDTEVNEVYISLLPAPPDPEEEEEAVGVEP